One genomic segment of Streptomyces sp. TLI_146 includes these proteins:
- a CDS encoding NTP pyrophosphohydrolase, producing the protein MGTTSLVIVDAANVVGSVPDGWWRDRRGAAERLRDRLVGYAEAGLPGWPGPVELVLVVEGAARGVAPVAGVRVDAAPGSGDDRIVELAAGRAPDRPCLVVTADRELRRRVEAHGARCVGPRAVRHPAGDADAADAADEAAG; encoded by the coding sequence ATGGGGACGACCTCGCTGGTGATCGTGGACGCGGCCAATGTGGTGGGCTCGGTGCCGGACGGCTGGTGGCGCGACCGGCGCGGCGCCGCCGAGCGCCTGCGCGACCGCCTGGTGGGGTACGCCGAGGCCGGTCTGCCGGGCTGGCCGGGCCCCGTCGAGCTGGTCCTGGTGGTCGAGGGCGCGGCCCGCGGGGTGGCGCCGGTGGCGGGCGTACGGGTGGACGCGGCGCCCGGCAGCGGCGACGACCGGATCGTGGAGCTGGCCGCCGGGCGCGCCCCGGACCGCCCCTGCCTGGTGGTGACGGCCGACCGCGAGCTGCGCCGCCGGGTGGAGGCGCACGGGGCGCGCTGCGTGGGGCCGCGGGCGGTGCGTCATCCCGCCGGGGACGCCGACGCCGCCGATGCCGCCGACGAAGCGGCCGGCTGA
- a CDS encoding ArnT family glycosyltransferase, with product MHRTPIDSLAPSHSVRTSRVPRQRAEPVRGRGSGYWARLLPALAALAVLTRLPSFRHPLWNPDEGYLAVQARQLAAGGALYDTVVDRKPPLLPWLYEAAFAVFGDTSLGPLRIAAVGAQLLTAVLLASTARRRWGDRAGRVAGVLHLLVSVGLNPEDTQAATFEVFMLPFTVAAVRCADRRQWARAGLAVAGAFLTKQTGGAALVPVLWLMWRSAPPRRCALLRTGAGLCGPVLLGALLTGPARFLFWTVTGSGAYASFTGSELHVLARGLVNTALLAFACAGLLPPVVRVLRIARTGAADVWLWLASSAGAVLAGFHFFGHYYLQLVPPLVLLAAAALQILPPHRLTGALLASACTCALFLVWGLLAPRPELAHAERLAAAVRARSAPHEAVLVWGIHPETYWLSGRAPATRYLTAGLLTNYSGGRDGPQVGEKYGVEGSWPVLRTELAARPPVLIVDDSRGAPYAPERLPSLRRLLAARYEPLAGTVDGAVLYVRTQPAASSAASAASASPAG from the coding sequence GTGCACCGTACGCCCATCGACTCCCTCGCCCCGTCACACTCCGTACGTACGTCACGGGTGCCGCGGCAGCGTGCGGAGCCGGTGCGCGGGCGCGGCAGCGGGTACTGGGCGCGGCTGCTGCCCGCGCTCGCCGCCCTGGCCGTACTGACCCGGCTGCCTTCCTTCCGGCATCCCCTGTGGAACCCCGACGAGGGCTATCTCGCCGTCCAGGCGCGCCAACTCGCCGCCGGGGGAGCGCTGTACGACACGGTCGTCGACCGCAAGCCGCCCTTGCTGCCCTGGCTGTACGAGGCCGCCTTCGCGGTGTTCGGCGACACCTCGCTCGGCCCGCTGCGCATCGCCGCCGTCGGGGCGCAGCTGCTCACCGCCGTGCTCCTGGCCTCCACCGCCCGCCGCCGCTGGGGCGACCGGGCGGGCCGGGTCGCGGGTGTGCTGCACCTGCTCGTCTCCGTCGGCCTCAACCCCGAGGACACCCAGGCGGCCACCTTCGAGGTGTTCATGCTGCCGTTCACGGTCGCCGCCGTGCGCTGCGCCGACCGGCGCCAGTGGGCCCGCGCGGGCCTCGCCGTCGCCGGGGCCTTCCTCACCAAGCAGACCGGCGGCGCGGCGCTCGTCCCGGTGCTGTGGCTGATGTGGCGCTCGGCCCCGCCGCGCCGCTGCGCCCTGCTGCGCACCGGCGCCGGGCTCTGCGGCCCGGTGCTGCTCGGCGCGCTGCTCACCGGCCCGGCCCGGTTCCTGTTCTGGACCGTCACCGGCTCCGGCGCCTACGCCTCTTTCACCGGCTCCGAACTCCACGTACTGGCAAGGGGGCTGGTCAACACCGCGCTCCTCGCGTTCGCCTGCGCCGGGCTGCTGCCGCCGGTGGTGCGGGTGCTGCGGATCGCCAGGACCGGCGCCGCGGACGTGTGGCTGTGGCTCGCCTCCTCGGCCGGGGCGGTCCTCGCTGGCTTCCACTTCTTCGGCCACTACTACCTCCAGCTCGTCCCGCCGCTGGTGCTGCTGGCGGCGGCCGCGCTCCAGATCCTCCCGCCGCACCGGCTGACCGGCGCGCTGCTCGCGTCGGCCTGCACCTGCGCGCTCTTCCTCGTCTGGGGCCTGCTCGCCCCGCGCCCCGAACTGGCCCACGCCGAGCGGCTGGCCGCGGCCGTACGGGCGCGCTCGGCGCCGCACGAGGCGGTCCTGGTGTGGGGCATACACCCCGAGACGTACTGGCTCTCCGGCCGCGCCCCCGCCACCCGCTATCTGACCGCCGGACTGCTCACCAACTACAGCGGCGGCCGCGACGGCCCCCAGGTGGGCGAGAAGTACGGCGTGGAGGGCTCCTGGCCGGTCCTGCGCACCGAACTGGCCGCGCGGCCGCCGGTGCTGATCGTCGACGACTCCCGGGGCGCCCCGTACGCCCCCGAACGCCTGCCCAGCCTGCGCCGTCTGCTCGCGGCCCGCTATGAACCGCTGGCCGGGACGGTCGACGGGGCGGTGCTGTACGTACGGACTCAGCCGGCCGCTTCGTCGGCGGCATCGGCGGCGTCGGCGTCCCCGGCGGGATGA
- a CDS encoding ribonuclease D — MTDAQKTAAETALRTTGGAPPDDDVPVDGQPTPLLEPRDGIPPVVATDEELAGVVAAFAAGTGPVAVDAERASGYRYGQRAYLVQLRREGAGSALIDPVGCPDLSALGDALADTEWILHAATQDLPCLREIGMVPSRLFDTELAGRLAGFPRVGLGAMVESVLGYALEKGHSAVDWSTRPLPEPWLRYAALDVELLVDLRDALEKELDRQGKLDWARQEFDAIAAAPPAPPRKEPWRRTSGMHKVRRRRQMAAVRELWTARDKVAQRRDVSPGKVLSDSAIIEASLAMPLNVQALMALPGYGHRMGRRQLEQWQAAVDRARALADSELPQPGQAVAGPPPPRSWADKDPAAAARLSAARAAVSELAERLNMPQENLITPDTVRRVCWEPPGDRSEAAVAEALTAYGARRWQVEQVTPLLAAALAANS, encoded by the coding sequence GTGACCGACGCCCAAAAGACCGCAGCAGAGACAGCACTGCGAACCACCGGGGGCGCCCCCCCGGACGACGACGTCCCGGTCGATGGGCAGCCGACTCCCCTGCTGGAGCCGCGTGACGGCATTCCGCCCGTCGTAGCCACCGACGAAGAGCTCGCCGGAGTCGTCGCCGCGTTCGCGGCCGGCACCGGCCCCGTGGCCGTGGACGCCGAGCGCGCCTCCGGCTACCGGTACGGCCAGCGCGCCTACCTCGTCCAGCTCCGCCGCGAGGGCGCGGGCAGCGCGCTCATCGACCCGGTGGGCTGCCCCGACCTCTCCGCGCTCGGCGACGCCCTCGCCGACACCGAGTGGATCCTGCACGCCGCCACCCAGGACCTGCCGTGCCTGCGCGAAATAGGCATGGTGCCGTCCCGGCTCTTCGACACGGAGCTCGCCGGCCGCCTCGCGGGCTTCCCGCGCGTGGGCCTGGGCGCGATGGTCGAGAGCGTCCTCGGATACGCCCTGGAGAAGGGCCACTCCGCGGTGGACTGGTCGACCCGGCCGCTGCCCGAGCCCTGGCTGCGGTACGCGGCGCTCGACGTGGAGCTCCTCGTCGACCTGCGCGACGCGCTGGAGAAGGAGCTCGACCGGCAGGGCAAGCTCGACTGGGCCCGTCAGGAGTTCGACGCGATCGCCGCGGCGCCGCCCGCGCCGCCGCGCAAGGAGCCCTGGCGGCGCACCTCCGGCATGCACAAGGTCCGCAGACGCCGCCAGATGGCCGCCGTGCGCGAGCTGTGGACGGCCCGGGACAAGGTCGCCCAGCGCCGTGACGTCTCGCCGGGCAAGGTGCTCAGCGACTCCGCGATCATCGAGGCGTCGCTGGCGATGCCGCTGAACGTGCAGGCCCTGATGGCGCTGCCCGGGTACGGGCACCGGATGGGGCGGCGCCAGCTGGAGCAGTGGCAGGCGGCCGTCGACCGGGCGCGGGCACTGGCGGACTCCGAGCTTCCGCAGCCCGGGCAGGCGGTCGCGGGCCCGCCGCCGCCGCGCTCGTGGGCGGACAAGGACCCGGCCGCCGCGGCCCGGCTCTCGGCCGCGCGGGCGGCGGTCTCGGAGCTGGCCGAGCGGCTGAACATGCCGCAGGAGAACCTGATCACCCCGGACACCGTCCGCCGGGTGTGCTGGGAGCCGCCGGGCGACCGGTCCGAGGCCGCGGTGGCCGAGGCGCTCACGGCGTACGGCGCCCGGCGCTGGCAGGTCGAGCAGGTGACGCCGCTGCTCGCGGCGGCGCTGGCCGCCAACAGCTGA
- a CDS encoding 3-hydroxyacyl-CoA dehydrogenase NAD-binding domain-containing protein, with translation MSTTAELLKGAAELFPDEVVTSAHVRHLDLPFGAGKFALITLDNGFDHTKPTTFGPGSLANLNAALDQVEKEAAEGAIVGVGVTGKPFIFAVGADLKGVEILKRHEDALAIGRSGHEVFKRLAALAVPTFAYYNGAAMGGGVEVGLHCSYRTVSKAIPAFSLPEVFLGLVPGWGGCALLPNLIGAERAVSVIIENSLNQNRQLKGKQVFELGIADAIFEGADFLEQSLIWTANVLKGDVTVERPEIDRGEAWDQAVAKGRFIADSKVHGAAPAAYRALDIIEAAKDGDLQAGFDAEDKALADLIMGGELRSGIYAFNLVQKRAKRPAGAPDKSLARPVTKVGVVGAGLMASQLALLFLRRLEVPVVLTDIDQERVDKGVGYVHAEIDKLLAKSRINQDKANRLKGLVSGVLDKAEGFSDADFIIEAVFEEIGVKQQVFAEVEAVAPAHAILATNTSSLSVSEMASKLKHPERVVGFHFFNPVAILPLLEIVRGEQTDDASLATAFGVARKLKKTAVLVKDAPAFVVNRILTRFMGEIQNVIDEGTPVEVAEKAVEPLGLPMSPLVLLELVGPAIGLHVSETLNRSFPERFTVSPNLAAVVKAGKRGFYVYDSGKPELDPEVAALLKQGDVVLTEEQTRDRVLDAVAQEIGLMLQEGVVAEAQDIDLCLITGAGWPFHLGGITPYLDREGVSERVNGKKFLAQGVASVPA, from the coding sequence GTGAGCACCACCGCTGAGCTTTTGAAGGGTGCGGCCGAGCTGTTCCCGGACGAGGTCGTCACCTCGGCGCACGTGCGCCACCTCGACCTGCCGTTCGGCGCGGGCAAGTTCGCGCTGATCACGCTGGACAACGGCTTCGACCACACCAAGCCGACCACCTTCGGCCCCGGCTCGCTGGCGAACCTGAACGCCGCGCTCGACCAGGTGGAGAAGGAGGCGGCCGAGGGCGCGATCGTCGGCGTCGGTGTCACCGGCAAGCCGTTCATCTTCGCCGTCGGCGCCGACCTCAAGGGCGTCGAGATCCTCAAGCGGCACGAGGACGCGCTCGCCATCGGCAGGAGCGGCCACGAGGTCTTCAAGCGCCTCGCCGCGCTGGCCGTGCCGACCTTCGCGTACTACAACGGCGCGGCCATGGGCGGCGGCGTCGAGGTCGGTCTGCACTGCTCGTACCGCACCGTCTCCAAGGCCATCCCGGCCTTCTCGCTGCCCGAGGTCTTCCTCGGTCTGGTGCCGGGCTGGGGCGGCTGCGCCCTGCTCCCGAACCTGATCGGCGCGGAGCGCGCGGTCTCGGTCATCATCGAGAACTCGCTGAACCAGAACCGCCAGCTCAAGGGCAAGCAGGTCTTCGAACTCGGCATCGCGGACGCGATCTTCGAGGGCGCGGACTTCCTGGAGCAGTCGCTGATCTGGACCGCGAACGTCCTCAAGGGCGACGTCACCGTCGAGCGCCCCGAGATCGACCGCGGCGAGGCCTGGGACCAGGCCGTCGCCAAGGGCCGGTTCATCGCCGACTCCAAGGTGCACGGCGCGGCCCCGGCCGCCTACCGCGCGCTCGACATCATCGAGGCGGCCAAGGACGGCGACCTCCAGGCCGGGTTCGACGCCGAGGACAAGGCGCTCGCCGACCTGATCATGGGCGGCGAACTCCGCAGCGGCATCTACGCCTTCAACCTGGTGCAGAAGCGCGCCAAGCGTCCGGCGGGTGCGCCCGACAAGTCGCTGGCGCGTCCGGTCACCAAGGTCGGCGTGGTGGGCGCGGGCCTGATGGCCTCGCAGCTCGCGCTGCTGTTCCTGCGCCGCCTTGAGGTGCCGGTCGTGCTGACCGACATCGACCAGGAGCGCGTCGACAAGGGTGTGGGCTACGTCCACGCCGAGATCGACAAGCTGCTCGCCAAGTCCCGTATCAACCAGGACAAGGCCAACCGCCTCAAGGGCCTGGTCTCCGGTGTGCTCGACAAGGCCGAGGGCTTCTCGGACGCCGACTTCATCATCGAGGCGGTCTTCGAGGAGATCGGCGTCAAGCAGCAGGTGTTCGCGGAGGTCGAGGCGGTCGCCCCGGCGCACGCGATCCTCGCCACCAACACCTCCTCGCTGTCGGTCTCCGAGATGGCGTCGAAGCTGAAGCACCCCGAGCGGGTCGTCGGCTTCCACTTCTTCAACCCGGTCGCGATCCTCCCGCTCCTGGAGATCGTGCGCGGCGAGCAGACCGACGACGCCTCGCTGGCCACGGCCTTCGGCGTCGCGCGCAAGCTGAAGAAGACCGCGGTCCTGGTGAAGGACGCCCCGGCGTTCGTCGTCAACCGCATCCTGACCCGCTTCATGGGCGAGATCCAGAACGTCATCGACGAGGGCACCCCGGTCGAGGTCGCCGAGAAGGCGGTCGAGCCGCTGGGTCTGCCGATGTCGCCGCTGGTGCTCCTGGAGCTGGTCGGCCCGGCCATCGGTCTGCACGTCTCGGAGACGCTGAACCGCTCCTTCCCGGAGCGCTTCACGGTGTCCCCGAACCTCGCGGCGGTCGTGAAGGCCGGCAAGCGCGGCTTCTACGTGTACGACTCCGGCAAGCCGGAGCTGGACCCCGAGGTCGCCGCGCTCCTCAAGCAGGGCGATGTCGTCCTCACCGAGGAGCAGACCCGTGACCGCGTCCTGGACGCGGTGGCGCAGGAGATCGGTCTGATGCTTCAGGAGGGTGTCGTGGCCGAGGCCCAGGACATCGACCTCTGCCTCATCACCGGCGCCGGCTGGCCCTTCCACCTGGGCGGCATCACGCCGTACCTGGACCGCGAGGGCGTCTCGGAGCGCGTGAACGGGAAGAAGTTCCTGGCGCAGGGCGTGGCGAGCGTCCCGGCGTAA
- a CDS encoding response regulator transcription factor, translated as MSVLLEQPASLVAYRPNKPTAMVVVADPRVRSTVTRHLWALGVRDVIEASSIAEARPRVGNPRDICVADVHLPDGSGLTLLSETRAAGWPNGLALSAADDIGAVRNALAGGVKGYVVTGTRTNIGHPTRPGAAPIGAAAARMHRRPPGAPSHPGGYRELSGREVEVLRLVAEGQSNKAIGVSMGLSALTVKSHLARIARKLGTGDRAGMVAVALRTGIIH; from the coding sequence GTGTCCGTTCTTCTTGAGCAGCCCGCAAGCCTGGTCGCCTACCGCCCGAACAAGCCGACGGCCATGGTCGTCGTCGCCGACCCCCGAGTCCGCTCCACCGTCACACGCCACCTGTGGGCCCTCGGAGTACGGGACGTCATCGAGGCGTCGTCCATCGCGGAGGCACGTCCCCGCGTCGGCAACCCGCGCGACATCTGCGTTGCCGACGTCCATCTGCCCGACGGTTCCGGGCTCACCCTGCTGTCCGAGACCCGCGCGGCGGGCTGGCCCAACGGTCTGGCCCTGTCGGCCGCCGACGACATCGGCGCCGTGCGCAACGCCCTCGCGGGCGGCGTGAAGGGCTATGTCGTCACCGGTACGCGAACGAACATCGGCCACCCCACCCGTCCCGGCGCCGCCCCCATCGGCGCCGCGGCGGCCCGTATGCACCGCCGCCCCCCGGGTGCCCCGAGCCACCCGGGCGGCTACCGCGAGCTCTCCGGCCGCGAGGTCGAGGTGCTGCGGCTGGTCGCCGAGGGCCAGTCCAACAAGGCGATCGGCGTGTCCATGGGGCTCTCCGCGCTGACCGTGAAGAGCCACCTCGCCCGGATCGCGCGCAAGCTCGGCACGGGCGACCGGGCCGGGATGGTGGCCGTCGCCCTGCGCACCGGAATCATCCACTGA
- a CDS encoding DUF3000 domain-containing protein, translating to MAAAQGRTSDGAGGTDSADGRTVPLAFRQAVDGLRGARLRPEIEVDPTRPPQRLAPHAYALEAAVVENDQDLADGRLVLLHDPAGHDAWQGTFRLVTLVRAELEPEMAADPLLPEVCWSWLTGALEARGLSYGESSGTVTRAGSYYFGGLAQRLPATQIEIRASWTPREGHGGVPDTAAHLAAWCDLLCQVAGLPPVPTADAGVVTLPQRRDPR from the coding sequence ATGGCTGCCGCTCAGGGACGAACTTCGGATGGCGCCGGCGGCACGGACAGTGCGGACGGCAGGACCGTTCCGCTGGCCTTCCGCCAGGCGGTCGACGGGCTGCGGGGCGCGCGGCTGCGCCCCGAGATCGAGGTCGACCCGACCAGGCCGCCGCAGCGCCTCGCGCCGCACGCGTACGCGCTGGAGGCGGCGGTCGTCGAGAACGACCAGGACCTCGCGGACGGCCGGCTGGTGCTGCTGCACGACCCGGCCGGGCACGACGCCTGGCAGGGAACGTTCCGCCTGGTCACGCTCGTACGGGCGGAGCTGGAGCCGGAGATGGCGGCGGACCCGCTGCTGCCCGAGGTGTGCTGGTCCTGGCTGACGGGTGCGCTGGAGGCGCGCGGGCTCTCGTACGGGGAGTCGAGCGGCACGGTGACGCGGGCGGGCTCGTACTACTTCGGCGGACTCGCCCAGCGGCTGCCCGCCACCCAGATCGAGATCCGGGCGTCCTGGACGCCGCGCGAGGGGCACGGAGGGGTGCCGGACACGGCCGCGCATCTGGCCGCCTGGTGCGATCTGCTGTGCCAGGTCGCGGGGCTGCCGCCGGTGCCGACGGCCGACGCCGGGGTCGTCACGCTGCCCCAGCGACGGGATCCTCGCTAG
- a CDS encoding acetyl-CoA C-acyltransferase, whose protein sequence is MPRTVRDVVFVDGVRTPFGKAGPKGIYHETRADDLVVKAIRELLRRNPALDPKKIDEVAIAATTQIGDQGLTLGRTAGILAGLPQSVPGYSIDRMCAGALTAVTSVAGSIAFGAYDAVIAGGVEHMGRHPMGEGVDPNPRFVSEKLVDESALFMGMTAENLHDRYPHITKQRADEYAVRSQEKAAKAYANGKIQQDLVPISVRNTNAEVGETGWGLVTADEPMRPGTTLESLANLKTPFRVHGNVTAGNAAGLNDGATASIIASEEFARENGLPVKMRLVSYAFAGVEPEVMGYGPIPATEKALAKAGLSIEDINLFEINEAFAVQVLSFLDHYGIADDDARVNQYGGAIAFGHPLASSGVRLMTQLARQFEEQPEVRYGLTTMCVGFGMGATVIWENPHHKDAGGSK, encoded by the coding sequence GTGCCTCGTACCGTCAGGGACGTCGTCTTCGTCGACGGCGTCCGCACCCCGTTCGGCAAGGCGGGCCCGAAGGGCATCTACCACGAGACCCGGGCCGACGATCTCGTCGTCAAGGCGATCCGGGAGCTGCTGCGCCGCAACCCGGCCCTCGACCCCAAGAAGATCGACGAGGTCGCCATCGCCGCGACCACGCAGATCGGCGACCAGGGTCTGACCCTCGGCCGCACCGCCGGCATCCTCGCGGGTCTGCCGCAGTCCGTGCCGGGCTACTCCATCGACCGTATGTGCGCGGGCGCGCTGACCGCCGTGACCTCGGTCGCCGGTTCCATCGCCTTCGGCGCGTACGACGCGGTGATCGCCGGTGGCGTCGAGCACATGGGCCGCCACCCCATGGGCGAGGGCGTCGACCCGAACCCGCGCTTCGTCAGCGAGAAGCTGGTCGACGAGTCCGCCCTGTTCATGGGCATGACCGCGGAGAACCTGCACGACCGCTACCCGCACATCACCAAGCAGCGCGCCGACGAGTACGCCGTGCGCTCGCAGGAGAAGGCGGCGAAGGCGTACGCGAACGGGAAGATCCAGCAGGACCTGGTCCCGATCTCGGTGCGCAACACCAACGCCGAGGTGGGCGAGACCGGCTGGGGCCTGGTCACCGCCGACGAGCCGATGCGCCCGGGCACCACGCTGGAGAGCCTGGCGAACCTGAAGACGCCGTTCCGTGTCCACGGCAACGTCACCGCGGGCAACGCGGCCGGCCTCAACGACGGCGCCACCGCGTCGATCATCGCGTCCGAGGAGTTCGCGCGCGAGAACGGCCTGCCGGTCAAGATGCGCCTGGTCTCGTACGCCTTCGCGGGCGTCGAGCCCGAGGTGATGGGCTACGGCCCGATCCCGGCGACCGAGAAGGCGCTGGCCAAGGCCGGTCTGTCGATCGAGGACATCAACCTCTTCGAGATCAACGAGGCCTTCGCCGTCCAGGTCCTCTCCTTCCTGGACCACTACGGCATCGCCGACGACGACGCCCGCGTCAACCAGTACGGCGGCGCCATCGCGTTCGGCCACCCGCTCGCCTCCTCCGGCGTACGTCTGATGACGCAGCTGGCGCGGCAGTTCGAGGAGCAGCCGGAGGTCCGCTACGGCCTCACCACCATGTGCGTCGGCTTCGGCATGGGCGCCACGGTCATCTGGGAGAACCCGCACCACAAGGACGCCGGAGGCAGCAAGTGA
- a CDS encoding amino acid permease, giving the protein MAGTGLFRTKSIEKSIADTEEPEHALKKSLSVLDLTVFGVGVIIGTGIFVLTGKVAKENAGPAVSLAFVAAGVVCALAALCYAEFASTVPVAGSAYTFSYASLGELPAWTIGWDLVLEFALGTAVVAVGWSGYVRSLMDNAGWHLPDALAGREGADGFGFDILAAALVLLLTAILVLGMKLSARVTSVVVAIKVTVVLIVIIAGAFFIKSENYKPFIPKAQPQEAGGNLQAPLIELMSGYAPTNFGVMGIFTAASVVFFAFIGFDIVATAAEETKNPQRDMPRGILGSLFICTALYVAVSIVVTGMQHYSKLSIDAPLADAFKATGHPFYAGVISFGAAVGLTTVCMILLLGQTRVFFAMSRDGLLPRFFSRVHPKYRTPHRPTILLGVLIAILAGFTSLSELAELVNIGTLFAFVIVAVSVIILRRTRPDLHRAFRTPLVPWVPILSVAASLWLMLNLPAETWLRFGIWMVIGFVVYFLYGRSHSRINVE; this is encoded by the coding sequence GTGGCTGGTACCGGTCTCTTTCGGACCAAATCAATCGAGAAGTCCATCGCGGACACAGAGGAACCGGAACACGCGCTCAAGAAGTCGCTGTCGGTCCTCGATCTGACGGTCTTCGGCGTCGGTGTCATCATCGGCACCGGGATCTTCGTCCTGACGGGCAAGGTCGCCAAGGAGAACGCGGGCCCGGCGGTCTCCCTCGCGTTCGTGGCGGCAGGCGTCGTCTGCGCGCTGGCGGCGCTCTGCTACGCGGAGTTCGCCTCCACGGTCCCGGTGGCCGGGTCCGCCTACACGTTCTCGTACGCCTCGCTCGGCGAGCTGCCCGCGTGGACCATCGGGTGGGACCTGGTGCTCGAATTCGCCCTGGGCACGGCGGTGGTGGCCGTCGGCTGGTCGGGCTACGTACGCTCGCTGATGGACAACGCGGGCTGGCACCTGCCGGACGCGCTGGCCGGCCGCGAGGGCGCCGACGGCTTCGGGTTCGACATCCTCGCCGCGGCCCTCGTCCTGCTGCTGACCGCGATCCTCGTCCTCGGGATGAAGCTCTCCGCACGCGTGACCTCGGTCGTCGTGGCCATCAAGGTCACCGTCGTACTGATCGTGATCATCGCGGGCGCCTTCTTCATCAAGTCCGAGAACTACAAGCCGTTCATCCCCAAGGCGCAGCCGCAGGAGGCGGGGGGCAACCTCCAGGCGCCGCTCATCGAGCTGATGTCCGGATACGCGCCCACCAACTTCGGTGTGATGGGCATCTTCACCGCCGCCTCCGTCGTCTTCTTCGCCTTCATCGGCTTCGACATCGTGGCGACCGCCGCCGAGGAGACCAAGAACCCGCAGCGGGACATGCCGCGCGGCATCCTGGGCTCGCTGTTCATCTGCACCGCTCTGTACGTGGCGGTCTCGATCGTCGTCACCGGTATGCAGCACTACTCCAAGCTCTCCATCGACGCCCCGCTCGCCGACGCCTTCAAGGCCACCGGGCACCCGTTCTACGCCGGTGTCATCAGCTTCGGCGCCGCCGTCGGCCTCACCACGGTCTGCATGATCCTGCTGCTCGGCCAGACCCGGGTGTTCTTCGCGATGAGCCGCGACGGGCTGCTGCCCCGCTTCTTCTCCCGCGTCCACCCCAAGTACCGCACCCCGCACCGCCCGACCATCCTGCTCGGTGTGCTCATCGCGATCCTCGCGGGCTTCACCAGCCTCAGCGAACTGGCCGAGCTGGTGAACATCGGCACCCTCTTCGCCTTCGTCATCGTGGCGGTGAGCGTGATCATCCTGCGGCGCACCCGGCCCGATCTGCACCGCGCCTTCCGCACCCCGCTGGTGCCCTGGGTGCCGATCCTGTCGGTGGCCGCCTCGCTGTGGCTGATGCTCAATCTGCCCGCCGAGACCTGGCTGCGGTTCGGGATCTGGATGGTGATCGGCTTCGTCGTCTACTTCCTGTACGGCCGCTCCCACAGCCGTATCAACGTGGAGTGA
- the hemE gene encoding uroporphyrinogen decarboxylase, translating into MNANARPSGPPTQTYDSAFLKACRREPVPHTPVWFMRQAGRSLPEYLKVREGIPMLESCMRPELVTEITLQPVRRHKVDAAIYFSDIVVPLKAIGVDLDIKPGVGPVVAQPIRTRADLDRLRDLTPEDVHYVTEAIGMLTAELGETPLIGFAGAPFTLASYLVEGGPSRNHEHTKALMYGDPQLWADLLDRLADITGAFLKVQIEAGASAVQLFDSWVGALAPADYRRSVMPASAKVFREVEKYGVPRIHFGVGTGELLGLMGEAGADVVGVDWRVPLDEAARRVGPGKALQGNLDPAVLFSTPEAVETKTREVLDAAAGLEGHVFNLGHGVLPTTDPDALTRLVDYVHTRTAR; encoded by the coding sequence GTGAACGCCAACGCACGCCCCTCGGGCCCGCCGACACAGACCTACGACTCCGCCTTCCTCAAGGCCTGCCGCCGCGAGCCGGTGCCGCACACGCCGGTCTGGTTCATGCGGCAGGCGGGGCGCTCGCTGCCGGAGTACCTGAAGGTCCGCGAGGGCATCCCCATGCTGGAGTCGTGCATGCGGCCCGAGCTGGTCACCGAGATCACCCTCCAGCCGGTGCGCCGCCACAAGGTGGACGCGGCGATCTACTTCAGCGACATCGTGGTCCCGCTCAAGGCCATCGGCGTCGACCTCGACATCAAGCCCGGCGTCGGCCCGGTCGTCGCACAGCCCATCCGCACCCGCGCGGACCTGGACCGGCTGCGCGACCTCACGCCCGAGGACGTCCACTACGTCACCGAGGCCATCGGCATGCTGACCGCCGAGCTCGGCGAGACACCGCTGATCGGCTTCGCGGGCGCGCCCTTCACCCTGGCGAGCTACCTCGTGGAGGGCGGCCCGTCCCGCAACCACGAGCACACCAAGGCGCTGATGTACGGCGACCCGCAGCTGTGGGCCGACCTGCTCGACCGCCTCGCCGACATCACCGGCGCCTTCCTGAAGGTCCAGATCGAGGCGGGCGCCTCCGCCGTCCAGCTCTTCGACTCCTGGGTGGGCGCGCTGGCCCCCGCCGACTACCGCCGCTCGGTGATGCCCGCCTCCGCGAAGGTGTTCCGCGAGGTCGAGAAGTACGGCGTGCCGCGCATCCACTTCGGCGTCGGCACCGGCGAGCTGCTGGGCCTGATGGGCGAGGCCGGGGCGGACGTCGTCGGCGTCGACTGGCGCGTCCCGCTCGACGAGGCCGCCCGCCGCGTCGGCCCCGGCAAGGCGCTCCAGGGCAACCTGGACCCCGCGGTCCTCTTCTCGACGCCCGAGGCGGTCGAGACGAAGACCCGCGAGGTCCTGGACGCGGCGGCCGGTCTGGAGGGCCACGTCTTCAACCTGGGCCACGGCGTCCTGCCGACGACCGACCCGGACGCGCTGACCCGTCTGGTGGACTACGTCCACACGCGGACCGCGCGCTGA